One region of Mucilaginibacter gotjawali genomic DNA includes:
- a CDS encoding mechanosensitive ion channel family protein, with translation MFKITKITSLIIVAIALFSSVEGYSQTKEKDKDKKAVVSKREAARRGLHKRDSLMRSLNRSDTSINSLLQRIEQYTTTFNQIKNNLAEGLDTADVSEQLPQVAKRLDKIAKITDSHKASTLRYLFVIRDNLDRIQDRLEESQSDLDDINTKLVQNQKDLIKFAKDTTLKTVPYDSLARRTFFTQLKTVKILWHRIDSVNRVALLKVNLLQDKASVSYTKALDEDDQIDAKISGFATKALSGETSYIWSPDRQYNDFSSAFNSTVRLNNLLLGYFIKSQPATHFIGIIFLVLVFIWIIYTRSKALKNHEDSEKLFNEANYICKRPVISSLLMVTVIVPYFYNHPPTVLLEGFFLLSMVLALILIRKEIPKDSFNFLIGLFALAFGYSISNLFIEISNVDRYLVFALSILSIALAFSLYKKYKKSPEQHLPNTGLALQVFIALQGLSLILNITGRFSLAKIAGVTAVFNLWLVVTLFLVIRIIIQGLYLQFQIKRSPNSIINWIDYNLVQKKFKKTLILIGSLLWLFFLLQNLNIDDWASDNLHDIFTQKQAVGDSSFTLGGFIVFIFVIWLSSIVSKVISYLFDISAQRVTDLSVLKRKNRTSALIIRIGVFSVGFLLAVAASGFPIDKLTIIISAFGVGIGFGLQNIVNNLVSGLIMAFEKPINIGDVIQVDGHMGTMREIGIRASKVVTGDGSEVIIPNGDFISHQVINWTLSNSNRQIDLRIITAYGVDIAKVKDLLKNLLINHDDIMTTPAPAVLVNNVSESAIEFKVLFWVADINKTGEIKSKILAEIYSTIDREQIPLPSTQKDIKLFLPDGTPVDNQFLNPGSEGTKSGSKKGFKENPPDPGQ, from the coding sequence ATGTTTAAAATAACTAAAATAACCAGCCTGATTATTGTTGCAATAGCGCTTTTCTCGTCCGTCGAAGGCTATTCGCAAACAAAAGAAAAAGACAAAGATAAAAAAGCAGTTGTTTCCAAAAGGGAAGCTGCCAGGCGCGGTTTGCACAAACGCGACTCGCTAATGCGTTCACTTAACCGGTCCGATACGTCTATAAATAGCCTTCTGCAGCGGATTGAGCAGTATACCACCACATTTAACCAGATTAAAAACAACCTTGCAGAAGGTCTGGACACCGCAGACGTTAGCGAACAATTACCCCAGGTTGCAAAAAGGCTGGATAAAATAGCGAAGATTACTGATTCCCATAAAGCAAGTACTTTGCGCTATCTTTTTGTAATTAGGGACAATCTCGACCGTATACAGGATAGACTTGAAGAATCGCAGTCGGACCTTGACGATATCAATACAAAGTTGGTGCAAAACCAAAAGGATCTGATCAAGTTTGCTAAGGACACCACGTTGAAAACGGTCCCTTATGACAGCCTGGCAAGAAGAACTTTTTTTACCCAACTCAAAACAGTAAAAATATTATGGCATAGAATTGATTCTGTTAACCGCGTTGCACTATTAAAAGTTAACCTGCTTCAGGATAAGGCATCCGTGTCATACACAAAAGCGCTGGATGAAGATGACCAGATAGACGCTAAAATCAGCGGATTCGCTACAAAAGCCCTCTCGGGAGAAACTAGTTATATATGGTCTCCGGATCGCCAGTATAATGACTTTAGTTCGGCCTTCAACAGCACAGTCAGGCTTAATAATTTACTGCTCGGCTACTTTATAAAAAGCCAGCCGGCAACGCATTTTATAGGGATCATATTCCTGGTATTAGTTTTTATCTGGATCATCTATACACGTTCCAAAGCATTAAAAAATCATGAAGACAGCGAAAAACTGTTTAATGAGGCAAATTACATTTGTAAAAGGCCTGTTATATCGTCCCTGCTTATGGTAACGGTCATAGTTCCTTATTTCTATAACCATCCGCCAACCGTTTTACTTGAAGGCTTCTTTCTGCTTTCAATGGTGCTCGCTTTAATACTGATCAGGAAAGAAATTCCTAAAGACAGTTTTAACTTCCTGATTGGGTTATTCGCGCTTGCTTTTGGATACAGTATCAGCAACTTGTTTATTGAAATTTCAAACGTTGACAGGTATCTGGTTTTTGCGTTAAGTATTTTATCTATTGCCCTCGCGTTTTCATTATATAAAAAATATAAAAAATCTCCGGAACAACACTTGCCAAATACAGGGCTTGCATTACAGGTTTTTATTGCGCTGCAGGGATTGTCGCTTATTTTAAATATAACCGGCAGGTTTAGCCTCGCTAAAATAGCAGGCGTTACAGCTGTTTTTAATTTGTGGCTGGTGGTTACACTTTTCCTGGTGATCAGGATAATTATACAGGGCCTTTACCTTCAATTTCAAATTAAACGCAGCCCGAATAGTATCATCAATTGGATAGATTATAACCTGGTACAAAAAAAGTTCAAAAAGACATTGATTTTAATAGGCTCGTTATTATGGTTGTTCTTCCTTCTTCAGAATTTAAATATTGACGATTGGGCTTCGGATAATTTACACGATATCTTTACCCAAAAACAAGCCGTCGGTGATTCTTCATTTACCCTTGGCGGCTTTATTGTTTTCATTTTTGTGATCTGGCTTTCTTCAATAGTTTCAAAAGTGATCAGTTACCTGTTTGATATTTCGGCACAACGCGTGACAGACCTTTCGGTATTGAAAAGAAAAAACCGAACCTCGGCACTTATTATCCGCATCGGTGTTTTTTCGGTTGGTTTTTTGCTGGCGGTTGCAGCATCGGGTTTCCCTATTGATAAACTAACTATCATTATCAGCGCATTTGGCGTAGGCATTGGTTTTGGTTTGCAGAACATTGTAAATAACCTGGTTTCGGGTTTGATTATGGCCTTTGAAAAACCGATCAATATAGGCGACGTTATCCAGGTAGACGGGCATATGGGCACCATGCGTGAAATTGGCATCCGTGCCAGCAAGGTAGTTACAGGTGACGGATCGGAAGTGATTATCCCTAACGGGGATTTTATTTCGCACCAGGTAATCAACTGGACTTTAAGTAACAGTAACCGGCAGATTGATTTAAGGATAATAACCGCCTATGGTGTGGATATAGCAAAAGTAAAAGACCTGCTAAAAAACCTGCTTATTAACCACGACGATATTATGACCACACCTGCGCCGGCTGTGTTAGTAAATAATGTAAGCGAAAGCGCCATTGAATTTAAGGTGCTTTTTTGGGTGGCCGATATCAATAAAACAGGCGAAATAAAAAGCAAGATACTGGCTGAAATTTACAGCACCATTGATCGGGAGCAGATCCCGCTTCCTTCTACTCAAAAAGATATTAAATTATTTTTACCTGACGGAACGCCGGTTGATAACCAGTTTTTAAATCCAGGAAGTGAGGGAACAAAATCTGGAAGTAAAAAAGGTTTTAAAGAAAATCCGCCGGATCCAGGTCAGTAA
- a CDS encoding glycosyltransferase family 2 protein, with the protein MNQTPKVAIVILNWNGIKHLSQFLPSVLSSVYPNLEIIVGDNGSTDGSVEFIRKEFPTVGIIQNDQNYGFTGGYNKILEKVDADYYILLNSDVEVSPGWITPVITLMESDPIIAAAAPKILAFNQKDYFEHAGAAGGYIDKYGYPFCQGRMFYEIEEDKGQYQQSHEVFWATGAALFIKKHCWDEAGGFDDRFFAHMEEIDLCWRLKNMGYKVMYCAESEVFHLGGGTLNVENPFKTFLNFRNNLLLLQNNLPFWHAVFIIIARIWMDFLALLRFLSEGKRKDAWAVSRAHQNFVWRLLKGDHRKVSALQKANRKLRAKRYPVKGIYNGSLVWAFFVKKKRHFTDLDPADFL; encoded by the coding sequence ATGAACCAAACACCTAAAGTTGCCATTGTTATTTTAAACTGGAACGGCATCAAACACCTGAGCCAGTTTCTTCCATCGGTATTAAGCTCTGTTTACCCTAACCTGGAGATCATCGTAGGTGACAATGGCTCTACGGATGGATCGGTTGAGTTTATCCGGAAAGAATTCCCGACAGTCGGCATTATACAAAACGATCAGAATTACGGCTTCACTGGTGGTTATAACAAGATACTGGAAAAAGTGGATGCTGATTATTATATTTTGCTGAATTCGGATGTGGAGGTTTCCCCGGGATGGATAACACCGGTTATCACTTTAATGGAAAGCGACCCGATTATTGCGGCAGCAGCACCTAAAATATTGGCATTTAACCAAAAAGATTATTTTGAACACGCCGGAGCGGCAGGCGGATATATTGATAAATACGGTTATCCTTTTTGCCAGGGAAGGATGTTTTACGAGATTGAAGAAGACAAAGGGCAATACCAGCAATCGCACGAGGTTTTTTGGGCCACGGGTGCAGCCTTATTTATCAAAAAGCATTGCTGGGATGAAGCTGGAGGCTTCGACGACCGCTTTTTTGCACATATGGAAGAAATTGACCTTTGCTGGCGCTTAAAAAATATGGGTTACAAAGTAATGTACTGTGCGGAATCGGAAGTGTTCCATTTAGGTGGTGGTACATTGAATGTTGAAAATCCATTTAAAACCTTTTTGAATTTCAGAAACAATTTACTGCTCCTGCAAAATAACCTTCCTTTCTGGCACGCAGTTTTTATCATTATCGCAAGGATCTGGATGGACTTTTTAGCCCTGCTCCGCTTTTTGAGTGAAGGTAAACGCAAAGACGCATGGGCAGTAAGCCGTGCTCATCAAAATTTTGTATGGCGCCTGCTAAAGGGAGATCACCGCAAAGTATCGGCACTGCAAAAAGCAAATAGAAAACTACGGGCCAAGCGGTACCCGGTAAAAGGTATTTACAATGGCAGCCTGGTATGGGCCTTCTTTGTTAAAAAGAAAAGGCATTTTACTGACCTGGATCCGGCGGATTTTCTTTAA
- a CDS encoding lysophospholipid acyltransferase family protein, whose amino-acid sequence MIKKGLSRLGTYFLYLISLLPLWFLYGVSDVLFVILYHIVHYRRKVVQENLRNSFPEKTETERKLIERKYFKYMADLMVETIKSVSMSAKEVKRRMVCTNPQLMEHYFSQGKSILAAAGHYCNWEMACLDFGFLTNNRRMVIYKPQSNEVFTEFFNRTRSRFGATLVPMRQTLRKLIEYKNELTFTVLASDQTPTREDAKYFTTFLNQPTAVFLGVEKLTRVMNCVVIFYKIELVKRGYYTYTLVPLVEEPKNTKPYEITEIHVKYLESLIREKPEYWLWSHRRWKIKPEDVH is encoded by the coding sequence ATGATAAAAAAAGGGCTTTCACGTTTGGGTACATACTTTTTGTACTTGATATCGCTATTGCCTCTTTGGTTTCTATATGGTGTATCCGATGTTTTATTCGTCATTCTGTACCATATCGTGCACTACCGGCGCAAGGTTGTGCAGGAAAACCTGCGAAACTCATTCCCCGAAAAAACGGAAACAGAGCGTAAACTGATAGAAAGAAAATACTTTAAATATATGGCCGACCTGATGGTAGAAACCATCAAATCGGTAAGTATGTCGGCAAAAGAAGTTAAGCGGCGCATGGTTTGCACCAACCCCCAGTTAATGGAACATTATTTTAGCCAGGGAAAAAGTATACTAGCTGCCGCAGGGCACTATTGCAACTGGGAAATGGCTTGTTTAGACTTTGGCTTCTTAACCAATAACCGCCGGATGGTGATCTACAAGCCGCAATCAAATGAGGTGTTTACCGAGTTTTTTAATCGTACCCGCTCACGGTTTGGGGCAACATTGGTACCCATGAGGCAAACGTTGCGGAAATTGATTGAATACAAAAATGAACTCACTTTTACGGTGTTAGCGTCAGACCAAACGCCCACCCGCGAGGATGCCAAATATTTCACCACCTTTCTCAACCAGCCAACTGCTGTATTCCTCGGAGTCGAGAAGTTAACCAGGGTGATGAATTGTGTGGTTATTTTTTATAAGATTGAACTGGTAAAAAGAGGATACTACACTTACACCCTTGTGCCATTGGTTGAAGAACCAAAAAACACCAAACCATACGAAATTACAGAAATACATGTAAAATACCTGGAATCATTGATCAGGGAAAAACCTGAATACTGGCTATGGTCGCACCGGAGATGGAAAATTAAACCGGAGGATGTTCATTAG
- a CDS encoding WbqC family protein, with amino-acid sequence MIEKGAVLPMFYLPPVEYFVKLNIYKPDILIESEEHFPKQTFRNRANIYSPDGILALTVPVVRGAKNHTKIKEVRISYDFEWQRLHWLSLQACYRRSAYFEYYEDELAPFYEKKFDFLFDYNQQMLQFILKAVKMKVELNYTPTYEADYPSMADFRQSIHPKKENYFNQKPYVQVFDERRGFQKNLSIADLLFNQGPHSINYL; translated from the coding sequence ATGATTGAAAAAGGCGCTGTTTTACCTATGTTTTATCTTCCGCCCGTTGAATATTTTGTAAAACTTAACATTTACAAGCCCGATATCCTTATTGAAAGCGAAGAGCATTTCCCAAAACAAACTTTTCGTAACCGCGCCAATATTTATTCTCCGGACGGGATACTGGCCTTAACGGTGCCGGTGGTAAGGGGGGCAAAAAATCACACCAAAATAAAAGAGGTAAGGATAAGTTATGATTTTGAATGGCAGCGCCTCCATTGGCTCAGCCTGCAGGCTTGTTACCGCCGTTCAGCTTATTTTGAATATTATGAGGATGAGCTGGCACCCTTTTACGAAAAGAAGTTTGACTTTCTTTTTGACTATAACCAGCAAATGCTGCAATTTATCCTGAAAGCCGTTAAAATGAAGGTGGAGTTAAACTACACGCCCACTTATGAAGCTGACTACCCTTCAATGGCCGACTTCAGGCAGTCTATCCACCCCAAAAAAGAAAACTATTTTAACCAAAAACCCTACGTGCAGGTTTTTGATGAACGGCGGGGCTTTCAAAAAAACCTGAGTATCGCCGACCTGCTGTTTAACCAGGGGCCGCACTCTATTAATTATCTTTAA
- a CDS encoding PepSY-like domain-containing protein yields MKSIKTYTALTIMAMVFCTSLIFAQANNKNEVPANVQAAFTAKYPNAQVKDWEAVNEQFTAKAKEAGHKYFATFDKNGNWVNTVTKYNWPGHLSPPVKEAFKKSEYSGWHIYAINIVESPAGQVYQVMVDDANHKINANHQELFTVNHTIEFKQDGNQVKQNIIN; encoded by the coding sequence ATGAAAAGTATTAAAACATATACTGCGTTAACCATTATGGCAATGGTTTTTTGCACCTCCCTTATTTTTGCGCAGGCAAATAACAAAAACGAAGTTCCTGCAAATGTACAAGCTGCATTTACAGCCAAATACCCCAATGCTCAGGTTAAAGACTGGGAAGCAGTTAACGAACAGTTTACTGCAAAGGCAAAAGAAGCCGGTCACAAGTATTTCGCCACTTTTGATAAAAATGGCAACTGGGTTAATACCGTCACCAAATACAATTGGCCGGGCCACCTAAGCCCACCGGTAAAGGAAGCTTTCAAAAAAAGTGAATACAGCGGCTGGCATATCTACGCTATTAATATTGTTGAATCTCCTGCCGGTCAGGTTTACCAGGTGATGGTTGATGATGCTAACCACAAGATTAACGCCAACCACCAGGAACTGTTCACTGTAAACCACACCATTGAGTTTAAACAGGATGGTAACCAGGTAAAACAAAACATCATTAACTAA
- a CDS encoding TolC family protein produces MFIIKRCLFMWLWLVIAITTYAQQPSPLTLKELLSKVDQKAPALLTDSAAILIRLAQANEVHNNWLPNLKLNYQADIGTSNNTTGPYFGFGIIPSSSGGIHNTSVTTALSDNLGIAALDWEVYNFGKYGAQNRVANSDVTVEQNQYAESKYDLRAFTIGNYLQLLRLQDFMGIQYRDIQRTQEILRSIMSLAKSGVRPGVDTSIAQAELSKARLNYIEVNNQLKQVQLQLSAVSGYPYQSIVPDTTIEMTLIGQPSAYLFPADTANHPLINFYRSVYQNNLDREKLIKKMYNPAISVEAAAWDRGSSVDANGQYNNLSSGYGFQRGNYLVGVGISYNLFDLRRRQLKLRTQKASTDYAYKKLQEQQQLLNISASQADVEMETALNRLKEIPNQLKAANDGYRQKLSLYRNGLTDIVELDAALNILYRAETDYMQAKYDYSNALFRKAITENQVNSILNLLK; encoded by the coding sequence ATGTTTATTATAAAACGATGCTTGTTTATGTGGTTATGGCTGGTAATAGCAATAACCACATATGCACAGCAACCTTCACCGTTAACATTAAAAGAGTTACTGAGCAAAGTTGACCAAAAAGCGCCCGCTTTGTTAACCGACTCCGCCGCTATCCTTATAAGGCTTGCCCAGGCAAATGAAGTGCACAACAACTGGCTGCCTAACTTAAAACTGAATTACCAGGCCGACATCGGCACAAGTAATAATACCACCGGACCGTATTTCGGCTTTGGTATTATCCCCTCCAGTTCGGGCGGAATTCATAATACCAGTGTAACCACGGCCTTGTCTGATAACCTCGGTATTGCCGCCCTTGATTGGGAAGTTTACAATTTTGGTAAATACGGCGCCCAAAACCGGGTGGCCAATTCCGATGTAACCGTCGAGCAAAATCAATATGCCGAATCAAAGTACGACCTGCGTGCCTTTACCATTGGCAATTATTTGCAATTGCTGCGGTTGCAGGATTTTATGGGTATTCAGTATCGCGACATCCAGCGTACACAGGAGATCCTGCGCTCCATTATGTCCCTTGCCAAAAGCGGCGTAAGGCCCGGTGTGGACACGAGTATAGCCCAGGCGGAACTTTCAAAGGCCCGGCTTAATTATATCGAGGTGAATAACCAGCTAAAGCAGGTACAATTACAGCTATCTGCCGTAAGCGGCTATCCGTACCAATCCATCGTGCCGGATACAACGATTGAAATGACGCTGATCGGCCAGCCATCAGCCTACCTGTTTCCGGCAGATACCGCCAACCACCCGCTGATTAACTTTTACAGGTCGGTTTACCAGAATAACCTCGACAGGGAAAAGTTGATAAAAAAAATGTATAACCCAGCGATCTCGGTAGAAGCTGCGGCCTGGGACCGCGGCTCAAGCGTGGACGCCAACGGGCAGTACAACAACCTTTCAAGCGGTTATGGTTTTCAGCGTGGCAATTATTTAGTTGGTGTAGGTATATCCTATAACCTGTTCGACCTACGCAGGCGGCAACTCAAACTGCGCACCCAAAAAGCAAGTACGGATTATGCCTATAAAAAACTGCAGGAACAGCAGCAATTGCTGAATATCAGCGCCAGCCAGGCTGATGTTGAAATGGAGACGGCTTTAAACCGATTAAAAGAGATCCCCAACCAGCTAAAAGCGGCCAACGATGGCTACCGCCAAAAGCTTTCGCTTTACAGGAATGGCCTTACGGATATTGTGGAACTGGATGCAGCGCTCAATATCCTCTACCGCGCCGAAACGGACTATATGCAGGCCAAGTATGATTACTCGAACGCGCTGTTCCGGAAGGCGATAACAGAGAACCAGGTAAATTCAATTTTAAATCTCTTAAAATAA
- a CDS encoding efflux RND transporter permease subunit codes for MSMVTSALKRPITVIVITMSLLIFAVLSAINIPIDIFPKLNLPTIYVIESYGGMSARQMEGFFATGLQNQFLYVDGVKNITSKSIQGLTIIKISFYETTNMAEASAQVALQVNRAQSFFPPGALPPQVVRYDASSLPVGELVMDSKNESLKDIYDLAATRIRPMFSTIPGLSAPPPFGSNARTIVFNIDPNKLRSFSLTPDEVVEALSKYNVMSPSGNLRIGNTMYLTTMNSLVNKAANFGEIPVITKNGVPVYIKDIARVSDGADITVDYALINGKRSVYIPIVKTASASTWTVVQDLKSRLPEMQSLLPNDVKISYEFDQSVFVVNAVKSLMTEGGLGALLTGLMVLLFLRDLRSSLIVVITIPVSILIGVLLLSLFGQTINIMTLSGLALAIGILVDQATVTIENIHQHLEMGKNKKLAIYDACEEISFPLLLILLCILAVFAPSFMMNGVPKAMFLPLSMAIGLTMIVSYVLAQTLVPILSNWMIKAERYQVYHHDRVHAHAGEALNRNEEIQVNRHRDEELAHPEQNDFFEKVKSRFIGVLTRLMPRKKLIVPIYLVVVIVMAGVGFVVIGKDMMPKLNNGQFQIRLKEPQGTRLERTEDKFKQVLQIINQTVNNHVKITSGYIGLVPSSFGSSNLYVFNTGTHEAVLQVNLDEDYKINLDELKDALRRNIKQAIPEMSITFEPIDMTEKIMSQGANTPIEVQVAGKNMQQIKAYAGKVLTRLKQIPYLRDVQINQPLDYPVIAITLDRLKISQLGLNVSDIARSVTAGTSSSRFTLKNLWLDTANSYTYQVQAQIPEYVMNSMDELKEIPLVKGQSSPTLADVATFKQSTAPGEYDRTGPRRFITVSANIYKTDLGTATTAVQKAVKSVGEPPKGLIATLGGMSDLLTETLSSLQNGLMFAVLVIFLLLAANYQSFKVSLSVLSTIPAVILGSIIALLVTGSTLNLQSYMGMIMSTGVSVANAILIVTNAEKLRLEYRNATKASITSASIRLRPILMTSFAMIAGMIPMASGMGEAGEQSAPLGRAVIGGLAASTLAALFILPMVFAWVQGKTTFDEPSLMPAESTELLHLNIKENEI; via the coding sequence ATGTCAATGGTCACCTCCGCACTCAAAAGGCCCATCACGGTAATTGTAATTACCATGAGTCTTTTAATATTTGCAGTGCTCAGTGCAATCAATATACCGATAGATATTTTCCCGAAGCTCAACCTGCCCACTATTTATGTAATTGAATCGTATGGCGGCATGTCTGCCCGGCAAATGGAAGGCTTTTTTGCCACAGGCTTACAAAACCAGTTTTTGTATGTAGATGGCGTAAAAAATATTACCAGTAAAAGCATCCAGGGATTAACCATCATCAAAATATCTTTTTACGAAACCACCAACATGGCCGAAGCTTCGGCCCAGGTGGCCCTGCAGGTTAACCGCGCGCAAAGCTTTTTTCCGCCGGGTGCACTACCGCCGCAGGTGGTAAGGTATGATGCCTCGTCGCTGCCGGTTGGAGAACTGGTGATGGATAGTAAAAACGAAAGCCTGAAAGACATTTATGACCTGGCGGCTACCCGCATCAGGCCCATGTTTTCAACCATTCCGGGTTTGTCGGCACCGCCTCCGTTTGGTTCAAATGCGCGTACCATCGTTTTTAATATCGATCCGAACAAACTGCGCAGCTTTAGCCTTACGCCAGATGAGGTGGTCGAAGCCCTTTCAAAATACAACGTAATGTCGCCGTCCGGCAACCTGAGGATAGGTAACACCATGTATTTAACCACCATGAACTCGCTGGTAAATAAAGCAGCAAACTTTGGCGAAATCCCGGTGATTACCAAAAATGGCGTGCCTGTTTATATTAAAGACATTGCAAGGGTAAGCGATGGCGCCGATATAACGGTAGATTATGCCCTCATTAATGGCAAACGCTCCGTTTATATCCCGATAGTAAAAACGGCATCCGCTTCCACCTGGACCGTAGTGCAGGACCTTAAAAGCAGGCTTCCCGAAATGCAAAGCCTGTTGCCGAATGACGTAAAAATATCCTATGAGTTTGACCAATCGGTTTTCGTGGTCAATGCAGTTAAAAGTTTAATGACCGAAGGCGGCCTTGGCGCCCTGCTTACCGGCTTGATGGTATTGCTTTTCCTGCGGGACCTGCGCAGCAGTTTGATCGTGGTAATCACCATTCCCGTATCCATATTAATAGGTGTATTACTGCTTAGTCTTTTCGGCCAAACCATCAATATCATGACGTTGAGCGGGCTGGCGCTGGCCATAGGTATCCTCGTCGACCAGGCCACGGTTACTATCGAAAACATCCATCAGCACCTGGAAATGGGCAAAAACAAAAAACTGGCGATATACGACGCCTGCGAAGAGATCTCTTTTCCTTTATTACTGATATTATTATGTATCCTGGCGGTATTCGCACCGTCATTTATGATGAACGGCGTGCCAAAGGCAATGTTTCTGCCGCTATCCATGGCCATCGGTTTAACCATGATCGTATCCTATGTGCTGGCGCAAACTTTAGTTCCGATATTAAGCAACTGGATGATCAAAGCAGAACGTTACCAGGTGTATCACCATGACCGGGTTCATGCCCATGCGGGTGAAGCGCTTAACCGGAATGAAGAAATACAGGTAAACAGGCACCGCGATGAAGAGCTTGCACATCCCGAACAAAATGATTTCTTTGAAAAAGTAAAATCGCGATTTATCGGCGTCCTCACCCGGTTGATGCCCCGGAAAAAACTCATCGTGCCCATTTACCTGGTAGTGGTTATTGTGATGGCAGGTGTTGGATTTGTGGTGATTGGCAAGGATATGATGCCAAAACTAAATAATGGCCAGTTCCAGATCCGGCTGAAAGAGCCACAGGGTACCCGCCTTGAACGCACCGAAGATAAGTTTAAACAGGTGCTGCAAATTATTAACCAAACGGTAAACAACCATGTAAAAATCACTTCAGGGTATATCGGCCTGGTGCCCAGCAGCTTTGGCAGCAGTAACCTGTATGTATTTAATACCGGCACGCATGAAGCAGTTTTGCAGGTAAACCTTGATGAGGATTACAAAATAAACCTTGATGAGCTGAAAGATGCCTTGCGCAGAAATATTAAACAGGCCATACCCGAAATGAGCATCACTTTTGAACCCATTGACATGACCGAGAAGATCATGAGCCAGGGCGCCAACACCCCTATCGAGGTGCAGGTAGCCGGTAAAAATATGCAGCAGATCAAAGCGTATGCCGGCAAGGTTTTAACCAGGTTGAAACAAATACCTTACCTGCGGGATGTGCAGATTAACCAACCGCTGGATTACCCGGTGATCGCCATCACGCTCGACCGGTTGAAGATCTCGCAACTGGGTTTAAATGTGAGCGATATAGCCCGCTCTGTAACTGCGGGTACCTCGTCCAGCCGTTTTACGCTGAAAAACTTATGGCTGGATACCGCCAACTCCTATACCTACCAGGTACAGGCACAGATCCCCGAATATGTGATGAACTCCATGGATGAATTAAAGGAAATCCCGTTAGTAAAAGGCCAGAGCAGCCCTACCCTTGCGGATGTGGCCACATTTAAACAAAGTACCGCCCCGGGCGAGTATGACCGGACCGGACCGCGCCGTTTCATTACCGTTAGCGCGAATATTTATAAAACGGACCTCGGAACGGCCACCACAGCAGTTCAAAAAGCAGTAAAATCAGTTGGTGAACCTCCCAAAGGGTTAATTGCAACCTTAGGCGGCATGTCCGACCTGTTAACGGAAACGCTCAGTAGCTTGCAAAACGGGTTAATGTTTGCAGTACTGGTGATATTTTTATTGCTGGCGGCAAATTACCAGTCGTTTAAAGTATCGCTTTCCGTATTATCTACCATTCCGGCGGTGATTTTAGGTTCAATTATCGCGTTACTGGTAACCGGCTCCACGCTCAACCTGCAATCTTACATGGGGATGATCATGTCCACGGGTGTATCGGTGGCTAATGCGATCCTGATCGTCACCAATGCCGAAAAACTGCGGCTCGAATACAGGAATGCGACTAAAGCATCCATTACCAGCGCCTCTATCCGTTTGCGGCCAATCCTGATGACCAGCTTCGCGATGATTGCGGGGATGATCCCAATGGCATCCGGTATGGGCGAGGCCGGTGAACAATCAGCCCCTCTTGGCCGCGCAGTAATAGGCGGTTTAGCCGCCTCAACCCTCGCCGCCTTATTTATACTGCCGATGGTATTTGCATGGGTTCAGGGTAAAACAACCTTTGATGAACCATCGTTAATGCCCGCCGAATCAACTGAATTACTTCACTTAAATATTAAAGAAAATGAAATATAG